The Neobacillus sp. PS3-34 genome has a window encoding:
- a CDS encoding SbcC/MukB-like Walker B domain-containing protein, with the protein MKYENALKEFKKAHKGYEAKSGIYEAETARLNDAKALVEELEQKWRSGQASILASSLISGEACPVCGSEHHPTPAHTSSEFFLDEADLKEAKAQAATIEKLKMNAESAFFEAKSASTSAEKEAESKLHEITQLRDGFKEEDLPNAKADILAKREGLSSQQAQLSQTIQLLEQVKVELEKRAVENAKVRDSIQQYSHQVNELTVSHTQQQTNVDRMVVSIPENLRSIETFEREMSEAVKRQDDLKKSLEASQKALVESKERFGAEAARLEEAVKLVKDRQTSLETERETFKSNMAKQGFETYRLYEEAKKTEAELNRMENEIRSYREQLRSVSDQFEQLSLLLKEVKMPDLKQLEEELQVLTNEVNHLEGEQRELFIKKRDNQEILEKIKRLNEQMKAMEERYKTVGHLYDISKGQNRFRISFERFVLASFLDDILQEANLRLQKMTSGRYRMLRKTDKAKGNVQSGLELLVFDQYTGQERHVKTLSGGESFKAALSLALGLADVVQNYAGGVSLETMFIDEGFGTLDPESLDQAIESLIDIQSSGRLVGIISHVPELKERIDARLEVTADQAGSRTEFLFTN; encoded by the coding sequence TTGAAATATGAGAACGCCCTGAAAGAGTTTAAAAAGGCGCATAAAGGTTATGAGGCGAAAAGCGGGATTTATGAAGCAGAAACTGCACGCCTTAATGATGCAAAAGCCCTTGTAGAAGAGCTTGAGCAAAAATGGCGGAGCGGTCAGGCATCGATATTGGCATCTAGCCTAATCAGCGGCGAAGCCTGCCCGGTCTGTGGTTCTGAACACCATCCAACACCTGCGCATACATCAAGTGAGTTTTTTTTGGATGAGGCTGATTTAAAAGAAGCCAAAGCACAGGCAGCAACTATTGAGAAACTAAAAATGAATGCTGAATCTGCCTTTTTCGAAGCAAAATCTGCAAGCACCAGTGCTGAGAAAGAGGCTGAGTCAAAACTTCATGAAATTACCCAATTGCGTGACGGGTTCAAGGAAGAGGATTTGCCAAATGCGAAGGCAGATATTCTTGCCAAACGGGAAGGACTGTCAAGTCAGCAAGCCCAATTGTCTCAGACCATTCAACTGCTCGAACAGGTAAAGGTTGAATTGGAGAAACGTGCCGTTGAAAATGCAAAGGTAAGGGATTCCATCCAGCAATACTCTCATCAGGTCAATGAGTTGACTGTATCACATACCCAGCAGCAGACAAATGTGGACAGGATGGTTGTAAGTATTCCCGAAAACCTCCGATCCATCGAAACCTTTGAAAGGGAAATGAGTGAAGCGGTAAAGCGACAGGATGATTTAAAGAAAAGCCTGGAAGCTTCCCAAAAAGCGCTTGTTGAGTCCAAGGAAAGGTTTGGTGCGGAAGCAGCCCGCCTTGAAGAGGCAGTAAAGCTTGTTAAAGACCGTCAGACAAGCCTTGAAACAGAACGAGAAACCTTTAAATCCAATATGGCAAAACAGGGCTTTGAGACATATCGCTTATATGAGGAAGCGAAAAAAACAGAGGCAGAGCTTAATCGGATGGAAAATGAAATCCGTTCCTACCGGGAACAATTGCGTTCCGTTTCTGATCAGTTCGAGCAATTATCATTACTTTTAAAAGAAGTGAAAATGCCTGATTTGAAACAGCTGGAAGAGGAGCTTCAGGTTTTGACAAATGAAGTGAACCATCTTGAGGGAGAGCAACGCGAGCTGTTTATAAAGAAACGGGACAATCAGGAAATTTTAGAAAAAATTAAGCGATTAAATGAGCAAATGAAGGCAATGGAGGAGCGGTATAAAACGGTGGGGCATCTTTATGATATATCGAAGGGCCAGAACCGGTTTAGAATTTCATTTGAACGATTCGTCCTCGCCTCGTTTTTGGATGACATTCTTCAGGAAGCCAATTTACGGCTTCAGAAAATGACGAGCGGCAGATACAGGATGCTGAGGAAGACGGATAAAGCAAAGGGGAATGTACAAAGCGGACTCGAATTGCTGGTGTTTGACCAGTACACAGGACAGGAGCGGCATGTGAAAACATTGTCAGGCGGTGAAAGCTTTAAAGCGGCACTTTCACTTGCATTGGGATTAGCAGATGTTGTCCAGAATTATGCTGGCGGTGTTTCGCTTGAAACCATGTTCATTGATGAAGGCTTCGGAACCCTTGACCCTGAATCGCTGGACCAGGCGATTGAATCGCTTATCGACATCCAAAGCAGCGGACGTCTTGTAGGAATCATATCACATGTACCTGAACTAAAAGAGCGAATTGATGCGAGACTTGAAGTAACAGCGGATCAAGCTGGAAGCAGAACAGAATTTTTATTTACGAATTGA
- a CDS encoding YvrJ family protein yields MDQIIPFISDVGFPIIVTLYLLYRIEAKLDMVVQSIQSLPEKMRERA; encoded by the coding sequence GTGGACCAAATTATTCCGTTCATTAGTGATGTCGGTTTTCCAATCATTGTAACCCTCTATCTTCTTTACAGAATTGAAGCCAAGCTTGATATGGTGGTTCAATCGATTCAAAGCCTGCCAGAAAAAATGAGGGAGAGAGCATAG
- a CDS encoding spore coat protein, producing the protein MAKDKSSRDEGQQSFHSFLMALKGKTVTIYRGGPESKTGKLLDVQEDYITLYAQENNQNQNQAQNQIQTVEQLQNEENKKQNKIVYYQVQHVKSIIEDTKSNSIQVMDAGDEEIGCLEANNFTGVLAQMMDENIQINQGGPESKQGKLVGLSGDFLVLFTDDDGIVYINTHHVKSVSKNIKNNQNELLEEAVVIPKWVKAEYFHDVFRCFSHQWVSINRGGPEAMEGVLVENAGGHYTLVNNQEVMRIHPYHIKSINCGRKDL; encoded by the coding sequence ATGGCGAAAGATAAATCGAGTAGAGATGAAGGTCAACAGTCATTTCATTCATTTCTTATGGCATTAAAAGGGAAAACCGTAACCATTTATCGGGGTGGTCCTGAATCAAAGACTGGAAAATTATTGGATGTACAAGAAGACTATATTACTCTGTACGCACAGGAAAATAATCAGAACCAAAATCAGGCACAGAACCAAATTCAGACAGTTGAGCAACTCCAAAACGAAGAAAATAAAAAACAAAATAAAATAGTATACTACCAGGTTCAACATGTAAAAAGCATTATTGAAGACACAAAATCAAACTCAATACAGGTGATGGATGCAGGTGACGAGGAGATTGGATGTCTTGAAGCAAATAATTTTACAGGTGTATTGGCACAAATGATGGATGAAAACATCCAAATTAATCAGGGTGGCCCTGAATCAAAGCAAGGAAAACTAGTGGGCTTATCAGGGGATTTTTTGGTTCTATTCACAGATGATGATGGTATCGTCTATATCAATACCCATCATGTGAAGAGTGTTTCAAAAAATATTAAGAACAATCAGAATGAGTTGCTAGAAGAAGCCGTTGTAATACCTAAATGGGTAAAAGCAGAATATTTCCATGATGTATTCAGATGCTTTTCACACCAATGGGTATCCATTAACCGAGGTGGTCCTGAAGCCATGGAGGGAGTGCTTGTAGAAAATGCAGGCGGCCACTATACGCTTGTAAATAATCAGGAAGTAATGAGAATCCATCCTTACCATATTAAAAGCATCAACTGCGGCCGAAAGGATCTTTAA
- a CDS encoding DUF1659 domain-containing protein, with protein MAQAILEETKLRLIFETGVNEKGEPVFKTKTFNNVKKEATADQLLKAAQALGSLCNDPLSSIGRNDTLDIIG; from the coding sequence ATGGCACAGGCAATATTGGAAGAAACAAAGCTTCGTTTGATTTTTGAAACAGGTGTAAACGAGAAAGGAGAGCCGGTTTTTAAGACAAAAACATTTAACAATGTTAAAAAGGAGGCGACTGCTGATCAGCTGCTAAAGGCAGCACAAGCGTTAGGATCGCTTTGCAATGATCCGCTAAGCTCAATCGGTAGAAATGACACCCTGGATATTATCGGGTAA
- a CDS encoding CotH kinase family protein, with amino-acid sequence MDKNNGIPIYQLFINPMDLKELKRDIWCDDPLPAQLKAEGKRLEIDIRYRGSHIRDFKKKSYQVSFFKPNTFKGSKEIHLNAEYKDPSLIRNKLSFDFFSEIGCLAPRSRHVLLKLNGVIQGVYLEIESVEENFLKSRNLPDGAIFYAVDGDANFSLMSDLDKETKKSLDLGYERKVGTENDDFYLQEMIYKINTITRADFEKEVTRYINVERYMKWMAGVVLTQNYDGFVHNYSLYRDGDTGLFEVMPWDYDATWGRDVNGKFMDADYVRIEGFNTLTARILDVGNFRKRYRELLQSVLEQQFTVEFLKPRVEKLHQAIRPSLLLDPYKKDKIDKFDQEPDFIYSYIEKRNSYLKSKLYKLD; translated from the coding sequence ATGGATAAAAATAATGGAATCCCAATATATCAGCTATTTATCAATCCTATGGATCTTAAAGAATTAAAACGTGATATTTGGTGTGATGATCCTCTCCCGGCTCAATTAAAGGCAGAAGGGAAAAGGCTGGAGATTGACATTCGTTACCGAGGATCCCATATCCGTGATTTCAAAAAAAAATCCTATCAAGTTTCATTTTTCAAACCGAACACATTCAAGGGTTCAAAAGAAATTCATTTAAATGCTGAATACAAAGATCCATCTTTAATCCGAAATAAATTATCGTTTGATTTCTTTTCGGAAATCGGCTGCCTAGCACCAAGGTCCAGACATGTTCTGTTAAAACTAAATGGGGTTATTCAAGGTGTATATCTGGAAATTGAATCAGTGGAGGAAAATTTTTTGAAGAGTCGAAATTTGCCTGACGGGGCTATATTTTATGCGGTGGATGGAGATGCGAATTTTTCGTTGATGAGCGATTTGGATAAAGAAACGAAAAAATCACTTGATCTAGGATATGAACGGAAAGTAGGCACTGAAAACGATGATTTTTATCTTCAGGAAATGATTTACAAAATAAATACAATCACACGTGCTGACTTTGAAAAAGAGGTTACCAGGTATATAAACGTTGAGCGTTATATGAAATGGATGGCAGGGGTTGTTCTGACACAAAACTATGATGGCTTTGTTCATAATTATTCCTTATACAGGGATGGCGATACAGGTCTGTTTGAAGTTATGCCGTGGGATTATGATGCAACATGGGGAAGGGATGTAAATGGAAAATTCATGGATGCTGATTATGTCAGAATAGAGGGTTTTAATACGTTGACCGCACGCATTCTTGATGTGGGCAATTTTCGAAAGAGGTACCGTGAATTGCTTCAATCCGTTCTTGAGCAACAATTCACCGTGGAATTTTTAAAACCAAGAGTCGAAAAGCTACATCAAGCAATCCGGCCATCCTTATTACTTGATCCGTATAAGAAGGATAAAATCGATAAATTTGATCAGGAGCCAGATTTCATTTATTCATACATTGAAAAGCGAAACAGCTATTTAAAAAGCAAACTATATAAATTAGACTAG
- a CDS encoding cation:proton antiporter codes for MLILQLAIILIATKIAGSLSVRLGQPSVLGKLLIGIVLGPSVLGLVNDTETLAEFSQIGVILLMFIAGLETDIEEFKRTGKASTFVGLGGIFVPLVVGYFAGTMMNLSIIQSWFLGLLLSATSVSISVQALKEMNQLKTREGTTILGAAVIDDVLVIIALAFLMSFAGGDVNLTTVILKKVAFFGVAISASWKAVPWFLQKFSSLKVTETVISSALIICFVFAYMAEYTGVAAIIGAYIAGVSISVTKFKHEVFEKVEAISYSVFVPVFFASIGITAQFAGITENLGKIVLLSILAILTKLIGASLGAKAGGFGLNSSLGIGAAMVSRGEVALIIAAIGLESQLLSQDLFAVLVVVVLITTIVTPPLMKCFFKSIPQMETLKA; via the coding sequence ATGTTAATACTTCAATTAGCCATTATTTTGATTGCTACAAAAATCGCAGGAAGCCTGAGCGTGAGACTGGGGCAGCCCTCTGTTCTCGGAAAACTCCTTATCGGGATTGTACTTGGCCCATCCGTTTTAGGGCTCGTGAATGATACTGAAACTCTAGCGGAATTCAGCCAGATCGGTGTGATATTGCTGATGTTTATCGCAGGGCTGGAAACGGATATCGAAGAATTCAAACGCACAGGTAAAGCCTCCACCTTTGTGGGTTTAGGTGGGATCTTTGTTCCCCTCGTAGTAGGCTACTTTGCCGGAACAATGATGAATCTTTCTATAATTCAATCCTGGTTCCTTGGCTTATTGCTTTCAGCAACGAGTGTAAGTATTTCCGTCCAGGCACTTAAGGAAATGAATCAATTAAAGACGCGTGAAGGTACAACCATACTGGGGGCTGCGGTAATTGATGATGTGCTTGTTATCATTGCTTTAGCTTTCTTGATGAGTTTCGCAGGCGGAGATGTCAATTTAACAACCGTTATTTTAAAGAAAGTCGCATTCTTTGGCGTTGCTATTTCGGCCTCCTGGAAAGCCGTTCCGTGGTTTCTGCAAAAGTTTTCTTCATTGAAGGTGACGGAAACTGTCATCTCATCAGCCCTAATTATTTGTTTTGTTTTTGCCTATATGGCTGAATATACAGGAGTCGCGGCTATCATAGGAGCGTATATAGCAGGTGTATCCATAAGCGTGACAAAATTCAAGCATGAAGTTTTTGAAAAAGTGGAGGCCATTAGTTACTCTGTCTTTGTACCCGTCTTCTTTGCTTCGATTGGGATTACGGCACAATTTGCAGGTATCACTGAGAATTTGGGTAAAATCGTTCTTTTAAGCATATTAGCCATACTGACAAAACTAATTGGCGCATCGCTTGGAGCAAAAGCAGGAGGCTTCGGCTTGAACAGCTCGCTCGGTATCGGGGCAGCAATGGTTTCCCGTGGCGAAGTCGCTCTGATTATCGCCGCAATAGGCTTAGAGTCCCAGCTTCTGAGCCAGGATTTATTTGCTGTCCTGGTTGTCGTGGTCCTGATTACAACGATTGTAACTCCTCCATTAATGAAATGTTTTTTCAAATCCATCCCTCAGATGGAAACATTAAAAGCGTAA
- a CDS encoding DUF2922 domain-containing protein, with translation MAKTLELQFVTEAGKQVRLTIDNPKEPIDQAVVKQKMEEIIASDIFYTGSGNFATVQGARLVNRNVTEYAMA, from the coding sequence ATGGCAAAAACATTGGAACTTCAATTTGTTACTGAAGCCGGTAAGCAAGTCAGGCTTACTATTGACAATCCAAAGGAGCCGATTGATCAGGCTGTAGTAAAACAGAAAATGGAAGAAATCATCGCTTCCGATATTTTTTATACCGGCAGTGGCAATTTCGCTACTGTTCAGGGGGCAAGGCTTGTTAATCGAAACGTAACAGAATACGCCATGGCGTAA
- a CDS encoding cold-shock protein — translation MKNGKVKWFNSEKGFGFIEAEDGNDVFVHYSAIQTEGFKTLEEGQEVSFEVVEGARGPQAANVTKL, via the coding sequence ATGAAAAACGGTAAAGTAAAATGGTTTAATTCAGAAAAAGGATTTGGATTTATCGAAGCTGAAGACGGAAACGATGTATTCGTTCACTATTCTGCAATCCAAACTGAAGGTTTCAAAACTCTAGAAGAAGGTCAAGAAGTTTCTTTCGAAGTTGTTGAAGGAGCTCGTGGACCACAAGCAGCTAACGTAACTAAATTATAA
- a CDS encoding arsenic transporter — MNQFAVGFTVFSFLTMVLVLWRPRGLNEAVPTTLGAVLIFLCGTVTTADLADISSKVTGAAITIIATMVMAISLESFGFFHWTAAKIHEISKGSGRRLFWLTNILCFLMTMFFNNDGSILITTPILLLLLSRLGLKNHQKLPYLISGALIATASSAPIGVSNIVNLISLKIIGMSLYLQTVMFFVPGVLGLLLLAILLFAVFYKEIPIKLRPIQSTLLLTSGRYHPLQSRPSQSQSRKKTRVMISVLVFVFFVRAALFLASYFDFPVPIVAVFGSVVLLGWRWVYLKLNPLDVIKKTPWHIFIFAFNMYVIIYGLHNIGLTNWLVQNLEPVVSGGLFQASFIMGTLVTILSNIFNNHPALMVGTISLTEMNLSPIMLKTIYLANIVGSDIGSLLLPIGTLATLIWMHILKKERVKIKWSHYIRVTFIVIPPTVFFTLLCLYFWIKLFFLTE, encoded by the coding sequence ATGAATCAATTCGCTGTAGGGTTCACGGTTTTCTCTTTTTTAACAATGGTTCTTGTCCTATGGCGCCCAAGGGGTCTAAATGAAGCAGTACCGACAACACTAGGAGCTGTTCTTATCTTTTTATGCGGAACAGTTACAACCGCTGATCTAGCTGATATTAGCTCGAAAGTGACAGGAGCTGCCATTACAATTATTGCGACAATGGTTATGGCCATCTCCCTTGAAAGCTTCGGCTTTTTTCATTGGACGGCCGCAAAAATACACGAGATTTCAAAGGGTTCAGGCAGAAGGCTATTTTGGTTAACCAACATTCTTTGCTTTCTAATGACCATGTTTTTTAATAATGACGGAAGCATTCTTATTACCACTCCGATTCTACTGCTGTTACTATCACGCCTAGGTTTAAAAAATCATCAGAAGCTTCCTTATTTAATTAGTGGAGCATTAATTGCAACTGCTTCCAGCGCTCCTATTGGTGTAAGCAATATCGTAAATTTAATTTCTCTTAAAATCATAGGCATGAGCCTTTATCTCCAAACGGTTATGTTTTTCGTTCCGGGAGTTCTCGGTTTACTATTGCTGGCCATCCTGCTATTTGCTGTATTTTATAAAGAAATTCCCATTAAGCTTCGCCCTATACAAAGCACCCTTCTTCTAACATCCGGAAGATACCATCCTCTTCAGTCGAGACCTAGCCAATCCCAGTCAAGAAAAAAGACACGCGTCATGATTTCTGTATTGGTTTTTGTTTTCTTTGTACGTGCCGCGCTATTTCTGGCTTCCTATTTCGATTTCCCGGTACCAATAGTCGCAGTTTTCGGCTCAGTTGTACTGTTGGGATGGAGGTGGGTCTACCTTAAGCTCAATCCGCTGGATGTCATTAAAAAGACTCCATGGCATATCTTTATTTTCGCCTTTAATATGTATGTCATTATATATGGCTTGCATAATATCGGATTAACCAACTGGCTTGTACAGAATTTGGAGCCAGTTGTATCAGGAGGATTATTTCAAGCAAGCTTTATCATGGGAACGCTTGTGACGATTCTATCCAATATCTTTAATAACCATCCAGCCCTCATGGTAGGGACGATCAGCCTAACGGAAATGAACCTATCACCCATCATGCTAAAAACGATTTACCTCGCGAATATAGTTGGCAGTGATATCGGATCGCTTTTGCTCCCAATTGGAACACTCGCTACTCTCATTTGGATGCATATTTTAAAAAAAGAACGCGTCAAAATCAAATGGAGCCATTATATAAGAGTGACATTTATTGTGATCCCGCCAACCGTTTTCTTCACGCTACTTTGTCTGTATTTCTGGATAAAATTATTTTTCTTAACAGAATAA
- a CDS encoding quinone oxidoreductase, translating to MKALVFETFGDADVLQYKEIPDPSFGPTDILVKMKAIGLNFADIYRRKGNYHLVGNPPFILGYEGAGVVESVGSDVQGIKPGDRIAFADVPHANAELVAVPADKAIPLPDSISFETAASLLLQGLTAQYLTSDSYQVRKGDMVLVHAAAGGVGQLLIQIAKIHGARVIGLTSSKEKAEIAKKAGAESVYHYNDDWNEQVLSATGGKGADVVYESVGSTIMDSFKATRTGGTVVFYGMAGGDPAPIDPRMLMDTSKTLTGGDLWNVLISHEERVIRSNQLFNWINEGQLTLGDPAVFPLKNGAEAHKYLESRKSTGKILLLP from the coding sequence ATGAAAGCACTTGTGTTTGAAACTTTCGGTGATGCAGATGTTCTACAATATAAAGAAATTCCCGATCCATCATTTGGGCCAACCGATATACTTGTAAAAATGAAGGCGATCGGCCTAAATTTTGCGGATATTTACAGAAGGAAGGGGAATTATCATCTGGTGGGAAATCCCCCGTTCATTTTAGGCTATGAAGGAGCTGGGGTCGTTGAAAGCGTCGGTTCTGATGTCCAAGGGATAAAGCCTGGTGACAGAATCGCATTTGCAGATGTGCCACATGCAAATGCAGAGCTTGTCGCAGTGCCAGCAGATAAGGCTATACCACTTCCTGATTCCATTTCGTTTGAAACAGCGGCCTCATTATTGCTGCAGGGACTTACTGCTCAATATTTAACGAGTGACAGCTACCAGGTTCGAAAAGGAGATATGGTCCTTGTCCATGCTGCTGCAGGAGGCGTTGGCCAGCTGCTGATCCAAATTGCCAAAATACACGGTGCAAGAGTGATCGGCTTGACTTCATCCAAGGAAAAAGCAGAAATTGCTAAGAAGGCAGGAGCCGAATCCGTCTATCACTATAATGATGATTGGAATGAACAAGTATTATCTGCCACTGGCGGTAAAGGTGCCGATGTGGTGTATGAATCTGTAGGTTCGACGATTATGGACAGCTTTAAAGCGACCAGGACCGGCGGAACGGTTGTATTTTATGGAATGGCAGGTGGTGATCCTGCACCGATTGATCCGCGGATGCTGATGGATACCTCTAAAACTCTTACTGGAGGAGATCTATGGAATGTGCTGATTTCTCATGAAGAGCGTGTGATCCGTTCCAATCAACTGTTTAACTGGATTAATGAAGGGCAGCTTACTCTCGGAGACCCGGCGGTATTCCCTCTAAAGAACGGTGCAGAAGCGCATAAGTACCTTGAAAGCCGCAAGAGCACAGGAAAGATTCTTCTATTACCTTAA
- a CDS encoding DUF2642 domain-containing protein codes for MNGLKSMLGMEVELEISGKTIFSGILIDMGLDMLVLYNGTKFLYIPINHMHSIKKKLEPEIFEEPPKNLPIQNPVETGLSYRKTLNNAKGQFLEIFVTGNRSIHGYITSVMNDYIVFYSPVYKTMFISMQHLKWLTPYNSHLTPYTLSNESLPVVPSNIPIMRTFEEQLQKNQGQLIVFDMGDNPDKVGLLKSISNNIVHLITADGESAFWKLYHLKSVHLP; via the coding sequence TTGAATGGATTAAAATCAATGCTTGGAATGGAAGTAGAACTGGAAATCTCAGGGAAAACTATTTTCAGCGGGATTCTCATTGATATGGGACTCGATATGCTGGTTTTATATAATGGAACTAAATTCTTATATATTCCGATTAACCATATGCACAGCATAAAGAAGAAACTGGAGCCGGAAATTTTTGAAGAACCTCCCAAAAATCTGCCTATCCAAAATCCGGTCGAAACTGGACTCTCCTATCGTAAAACGCTGAATAATGCAAAAGGTCAGTTTTTGGAAATATTTGTGACAGGTAATCGATCTATCCACGGCTATATTACGAGTGTGATGAATGATTATATTGTGTTCTATTCACCTGTTTATAAAACGATGTTTATATCGATGCAGCATTTAAAATGGCTTACGCCCTACAACAGCCATCTGACTCCCTATACCTTGAGCAATGAGAGTCTGCCTGTTGTTCCATCGAACATTCCCATCATGAGAACCTTTGAAGAACAATTACAGAAAAATCAAGGCCAGCTCATTGTTTTTGATATGGGGGACAATCCTGACAAGGTCGGATTATTGAAATCAATCTCGAATAATATCGTACATCTTATTACAGCTGACGGAGAGTCAGCCTTTTGGAAGCTTTATCACCTTAAATCAGTACATTTGCCATAA
- a CDS encoding AAA family ATPase, translated as MKPIKLTMKAFGPYAETETIDFTELGSRTMFVISGKTGSGKTTIFDAISYAIYGKASGEDRNGPELRSQFARDDHETEVSLEFSLRNKMYHIIRAPQQERKKKSGDGVTTIGARAELYAWSDDGEKLLIGSKVNEVEEKIKEVMLIDSNQFRQILMIPQGEFRKLLTSDSKDKEVILQRLFHTQIYKMVEEKLKLEAAALKKTVEDQVNERNEAIHRIHAFFNEELKKYLEAGSTNDLIILPLLIEEISAMAEKLEESNDKVNAKKSERDKLLRKHEEAKAVVKQFTTIEELKAKKEMLEAQAEVFVQKEVEVKNALKANLLASQEELCHRLKHDLTQAQKNEENVRLNQEILEQKLRQCEADFEKETAREQERIAAADECIRLQSMKQDVYSFAEIKKQADTLKAQLKEKTSLLEKANKALQEGERASNRSREKRNKLIRRSLFFPRIRGNPPSLNMNGTCF; from the coding sequence ATGAAACCAATAAAATTAACCATGAAGGCGTTCGGACCATATGCCGAAACGGAAACAATTGATTTTACAGAGCTGGGAAGCCGAACGATGTTTGTGATCTCAGGGAAGACGGGTTCAGGAAAGACAACCATTTTTGATGCCATCAGTTATGCGATTTATGGAAAAGCTAGCGGGGAGGATCGAAATGGACCGGAGCTAAGAAGCCAATTTGCCAGGGATGATCATGAAACCGAGGTGTCACTCGAATTTTCACTAAGAAATAAAATGTACCATATCATCCGAGCCCCTCAACAGGAACGTAAAAAGAAATCAGGAGATGGCGTTACAACTATTGGTGCAAGGGCAGAGCTTTATGCATGGAGTGACGATGGGGAGAAGCTTCTGATAGGCTCAAAGGTGAATGAAGTTGAGGAAAAGATTAAGGAAGTCATGCTGATTGACAGCAATCAATTTAGGCAAATCCTGATGATCCCTCAGGGAGAGTTTCGCAAGCTGCTTACCTCGGACAGTAAAGACAAGGAAGTTATTTTGCAGCGGCTCTTTCACACACAAATATATAAAATGGTCGAAGAAAAACTGAAGCTGGAAGCTGCTGCTCTTAAAAAGACAGTGGAAGACCAGGTAAATGAAAGAAACGAGGCCATTCACAGAATCCATGCATTTTTCAATGAGGAACTAAAGAAGTATCTGGAAGCCGGCAGTACCAACGATCTGATTATCTTGCCGCTTTTGATAGAAGAGATTTCAGCTATGGCTGAAAAGCTAGAGGAATCAAATGATAAGGTAAATGCAAAAAAAAGCGAACGTGATAAGCTTTTAAGAAAACATGAGGAAGCCAAAGCGGTCGTCAAACAGTTTACTACTATAGAAGAATTAAAGGCTAAAAAAGAAATGCTCGAGGCACAGGCAGAGGTGTTCGTTCAGAAAGAAGTCGAGGTAAAAAATGCGCTAAAGGCAAATCTTCTTGCCAGCCAGGAAGAGCTATGCCACCGCCTTAAACACGATCTTACACAGGCTCAGAAAAACGAGGAAAACGTCAGGTTGAACCAAGAAATTCTCGAGCAGAAGCTAAGGCAGTGTGAAGCGGATTTTGAGAAAGAAACGGCACGCGAGCAGGAGCGGATTGCTGCTGCAGATGAATGCATCCGCCTGCAGAGTATGAAGCAGGACGTTTATTCTTTTGCTGAAATCAAAAAGCAGGCTGATACACTCAAAGCTCAACTAAAAGAAAAAACTTCCCTTTTAGAAAAAGCGAATAAAGCGTTGCAGGAGGGTGAGCGCGCCTCCAATCGCTCCAGGGAAAAAAGGAACAAATTGATCAGGCGCAGCTTATTTTTTCCGAGAATAAGAGGCAATCCTCCGAGCTTGAATATGAATGGAACCTGCTTTTGA